A window of Microbacterium sp. Root61 genomic DNA:
CTTCGCCTCCGGCACCGTGCTGGACACGTCGCGGCTGCGATGGAAGCTCGCCCAGCGCGCAGGAGTGTCGACCTCGAGCGTGCACGCCTACATCGTCGGCGAGCACGGCGACACCGAGTTCCCGCTGTGGTCCAAGGCGACCATCGGCACGGTCCCGATCCTCGAGTGGGAGACCGAGGGACACCCCCGCATGACCGCGGACGAGCTGGACACCATCGCGGTGGACGTGCGGGATGCCGCGTACAAGGTGATCCAGGGCAAGGGTGCGACCAACTACGCCATCGGGCTCTCCAGCGCGCGCATCGTCGAGGCCATCCTCGGCGACGAGCACGCGGTGATGCCGGTGAGCACGGTGCTGCACGACTATCACGGCCTCGACGGGGTCGCACTGTCGGTGCCGTCGGTGGTCAGCGCTTCGGGCGCGGTGCCGATCCGCAACACGCCGTACTCGCCGAACGAGCTGGGGCTGCTGCGGAGGTCCGCCGACGCCCTGCGGACGGTCGCCGACTCGCTGCGCTGAACGGCGGACGCGCCGGCGCCGGGCGCGTCGGCGATTATTCACGGCGACGGCGTCGATCCCGGTGCCGTCGCGGGGCTACCGTGGACGGAGTCGACCCCGCGTGTGCGGTCGGCGATTCGGAGGTGCGCGCATGGGCGGCTACATCACGTCTCACGCTCTGCAGGAGCGGGGCTTCGTCGTCCTCGACCCGTACGATCAGCCCGCCGATCCGGCCGAGTGGCTGGAGCTCGAGTACACAGCGTGGCGATCCTCCGGCGTGACGCGCTTCGCGCCGCTCGCGAGCTTCGCCGGGGAGGTCGAGTGCAACGGATTCTGGAACCACACGCCGCCGCGCACCGACAAGGACGGCGTGTGGATCCCCTCGCAGGTCGAGAAGGCGCCGCACCTCACGCGTCGCGCGCAGGAGCCGGGCGCGAACGTCGGCCGCTGCCGGGTGATCGAGCTGCAGCCCAACGAGTACGCCGACGCGGTCTACAACCTGCATCACGACGACAACAACCGACTCAACCACGAGGGCACCGGCTGGGTCGTGCGCGGCTTCTTCAACCTCACCGAGGACGCCGATTCGGTGCTGATCCTGCGTGACGACCGCTTCGACGCGACCACCGAGATGCGCATCCCCCTCGCCGCCGGCAGCCAGGTCATCGTCGACACGGAGCGCTTCTGGCACGCCGTGTGGCACCGCGGCCCGGCGCCGCGCTACAGCCTCATCACCTCATGGGAGTCGGGCCCGGAACTCGACGCCTATATCGCGCAGCACCACGGGCACACCGACATCGACTGCGCCCCGGTGGATCCGAAGGTCATCCACGCCGCGCAGCACGAACTGCACCGCCGCATCGAGGAGCGCCGGAAGGCGATGGAGTCCCTCGGCACGATCATCGAAGGCCCGGCCTGAGTCCGGAGCCCCTCGCCTCCGGTGACACGAGGTCGCACCCGCCCTAACCTGGCACCCATGAAGTTCGTACTCGAAGTGGACATGGATGCAGAGTCGATCGCGGCGGCTCCCGCAGAGGAGCTCGGGCGCATCCTCCGGTACTGGGGCGGCAGCCTGAAGCAGCTGGAGCTCGCGCCGGGAGCGACGCAGGACCTGTACGACTCGACCTACGCCAAGGTCGGGAACTGGCGCATCGAGAGCTGAGGCTACTCCAGCGCGCGGGCGAGGTTCGCGAGCGAGGACGCCATGCCCATCACGTGGTCTTCCGCGGAGATGCCCTCCGGCACGCCCGTGGCGCGCACCATGACCTGCGTGCCGCCGCCGCGGGGCTCGAACCTCCACGTCATCGTCATCGTCCCGGCCATGCGCGGGTCGTCGGAGACGAACTCGGCCTGCTGCACGAGCCGATGCGGCGGATCGATCTCCACGAACGCGACCTCGGTCAGGTCGGAGTCCTCGCCGGACTTGCCCCCACCCTCGGGCGCCTTGTCGTAGATCAGCCGCATCCGGAATCCGCCGCCCGGTGACGCGTCGAACCGCTCGAGCTGCCCGGTCATCCCCTCCGGGGGCAGCCAGGACGTCAGCACCACCGGATCGGTGAACGCGCGGAAGACCCTGTCCGGCGGCGCGGCGATCACGCGGGAGGCGACATCGGCTCGCATGCGACCACGGTACTCCGCGGTGCCCGGCGCGTCACGGGTGCGGCCGGTCCCGGCGATGTCGTGCGTCGCGGCTACCCTGAATCCATGGCCACCCGACGCGCGAGCACTGCAGCGCCGTACCGGTGCACCGAGTGCGGGTGGACGACGCTCAAGTGGGTCGGCCGCTGCGGCGAATGCCAGCAGTGGGGCACGGTGATCGAGGGGGCCGAGCAGACCGGACTGGTGCGCTCCGTCACCGCCGTCTCGCCCGGTGCAGCGCGTGCCGCGCGACCCATCACCTCGATCGATACGCGTGACGCGCCCCGCCGCACCACGGGCGTCGGCGAGTTCGACCGCGTCCTCGGCGGGGGTATCGTGCCCGGTGCCGCGATCCTGTTGTCGGGCGAGCCGGGCGTCGGCAAGTCGACGCTCCTGCTCGAGGTCGCCGCCGCCAGCGCCCGTGCGGGCAAGCGGGTGCTGTACGCCAGCGCCGAAGAGTCCACGGCTCAGGTGCGACTGCGCGCCGAGCGCACCGGCGCCCTGCACGACGAGCTGTACCTCGCCGCCGAAACCGACCTCGCGACCATCCTCGGCCACATCGACGAGGTGCAGCCCGAGCTGCTGATCGTCGACTCGGTGCAGACCGTCTCGTCTTCGCTGTCCGAGGGCATGGCCGGGCACCCCAGCCAGGTGCGCGAAGTGGCATCCACCCTCATCCGGGTCGCGAAAGATCGCAGCCTGCCTGTCATCATCGTCGGCCACGTCACCAAAGACGGCTCCATCGCCGGGCCCCGCATCCTCGAGCACCTCGTCGATGTCGTGTGCCAGTTCGAGGGTGACCGGCAGACGTCGCTGCGCTTCGTGCGCGCACTCAAGAACCGCTTCGGACCGACTGACGAAGTCGGATGCTTCGACATGACCGGCGCCGGCATCGCCGAGGTGCCCGACCCGAGCCAGCTGTTCCTGGGTCACGGTCAGCCCGAGCCCGGCACCTGCGTCGCGATCGCCCTCGAGGGGCGGCGCGCCATGCCGGTGGAGGTGCAGGCGCTGACCATCGCGACCAAGGCGCCGAACCCCCGACGCATCGTGAACGGCGTCGATTCGGCCCGGGTCGCGATGGTGCTGGCCGTGCTGGAGAAGCGGGCGAAGATCGTCACGTCCGACCACGACGTGTACGTGTCCACCGTCGGCGGCGTGCGCTTCACCGAACCGGCCGCCGACCTCGCGATCGCCATCGCGGTGGCGGGATCGGTGCGCAACTGGTCAGTGCCCAAGGGCCTGGCCGCGATCGGCGAGCTGAGCCTCGCCGGCGAGATCCGGCCGGTCACGCAGAGCGCCCAGCGACGCAGCGAAGCCGCACGACTGGGCTACACCGACCTCATCGACGACCGGTCCAAGAGCCTGCGCGGCGCCATCGACGATGTGCGCGTGCGGGCGAAGGGACGACCGGGCGAGGACGTCCCGGAGTTCTAGCCGCCGGCGCTCACGCGTCGAGCGCGGCGATGACGTCGGCCGGGGTGGCCTGCATCGGATGCGGGCCGGCGATGTCGAAGAAGACCGTGGTGATCTCGGCCTCGTGCGCGCTGAGGAAGGCGCGCAGCCACGACGGCGGCTGCAGCCCGACCGCGGGCGGCAGAGTGGCCGGCTTGTGCGTGGCGTCGCTGAACAGCAGCAGCGCGATCTGTCCGTTCTCCGGGTCGCGGTAGGTCCAGACCTCGCCGGTGTCGAGCGGGCTGTCGCGGTTCGCGGGACGCATCAGCGGAACGACGGTCGGGCCGTGCCGGAGGGCGAACGCGACCGCCGCCATGTCCTGCGTCTGCAGTGCGTCGCTCAGCGCGGTGTTGCGGAACTCGAGGGGCTGCTTGCCCTTGCCCTTGCCCTTGCCGCGCTTCTTCCCGGATGCCATGACTCCAGGGTAGCCAGTGAGCCGCCGCATCCCGATTCGACGGTCTACGCGAGGAATCCGCGCAGCAGTGCCTCGGACCCGGCCAGATGCGCCAGCAACGCGGACTCCGCGGCATCCGCGCGCCCGGTGAGGATCGCGGTGATGATCTGCTCGTGCTGCGCGTTGGAGTGCTCGATGTTGCGCGGCAGCAGTGGGAAGGTGTCGAGCCAGGAGTTGACGCGGGCCCGGTTGTCGGCGGCGAGCGCCACGAGCGACGGGA
This region includes:
- a CDS encoding L-lactate dehydrogenase: MSVIENSKLTVVGAGSVGASTAYAALIRGSARHVALYDIATAKVEAEVLDLSHGTQFTGTSDIIGGSDLSVVEGSHVVVITAGAKQNPGQTRIELAGVNAGIMKKMMPQLLEAAPDAIYVIVTNPCDVLTVLAQESTGLPPERIFASGTVLDTSRLRWKLAQRAGVSTSSVHAYIVGEHGDTEFPLWSKATIGTVPILEWETEGHPRMTADELDTIAVDVRDAAYKVIQGKGATNYAIGLSSARIVEAILGDEHAVMPVSTVLHDYHGLDGVALSVPSVVSASGAVPIRNTPYSPNELGLLRRSADALRTVADSLR
- a CDS encoding SRPBCC family protein — protein: MRADVASRVIAAPPDRVFRAFTDPVVLTSWLPPEGMTGQLERFDASPGGGFRMRLIYDKAPEGGGKSGEDSDLTEVAFVEIDPPHRLVQQAEFVSDDPRMAGTMTMTWRFEPRGGGTQVMVRATGVPEGISAEDHVMGMASSLANLARALE
- the radA gene encoding DNA repair protein RadA, giving the protein MATRRASTAAPYRCTECGWTTLKWVGRCGECQQWGTVIEGAEQTGLVRSVTAVSPGAARAARPITSIDTRDAPRRTTGVGEFDRVLGGGIVPGAAILLSGEPGVGKSTLLLEVAAASARAGKRVLYASAEESTAQVRLRAERTGALHDELYLAAETDLATILGHIDEVQPELLIVDSVQTVSSSLSEGMAGHPSQVREVASTLIRVAKDRSLPVIIVGHVTKDGSIAGPRILEHLVDVVCQFEGDRQTSLRFVRALKNRFGPTDEVGCFDMTGAGIAEVPDPSQLFLGHGQPEPGTCVAIALEGRRAMPVEVQALTIATKAPNPRRIVNGVDSARVAMVLAVLEKRAKIVTSDHDVYVSTVGGVRFTEPAADLAIAIAVAGSVRNWSVPKGLAAIGELSLAGEIRPVTQSAQRRSEAARLGYTDLIDDRSKSLRGAIDDVRVRAKGRPGEDVPEF